In Montipora capricornis isolate CH-2021 chromosome 4, ASM3666992v2, whole genome shotgun sequence, a single genomic region encodes these proteins:
- the LOC138045952 gene encoding uncharacterized protein translates to MQLVDQKPGIRILNYIQGDVVCHPLVLLTGTITDQGSNTTGQETSLQTSDNSVSGRPYKVQVLEPTSTSECSVHSNPKESTLLVRCKDHEMSWPVIEGGFKVVVPLAIGENLISLNLKETDSEDISFLELKLTYTPLSLSRLVRVVYVKCADSDGSFDAPVSVPCDLDSAAKRLSFNARLLQTFTAESLFQHGLGRKTFRLEEDESGFPKVHIFTSKLTSSEALNMSGNQLYDTFSKELECSSLYDPMCKFWTFMSCTHYDPPPVSQFDEKLITKYVKAHTALGGGYFALFGTGGLHTWASSIDELVACFTDTRHINKLKLFDDSGGRGTYWANYATGLGASMHELGHCFDLAHTPKGIMSRGFDDMNAVWTLWRNPPSVQDDLMLSGKADFGITEETSDKALTAFQVSTTGHPNVGGLVPASGTSLGRSPCSLAPPNNWSHGAHWYRSSAVLLSYHKWFSNSEDGSSLTKPMVHWCHTVCGPVGNCGDSCQKDQYSFNSVKWLRSQGASLGGFVIHTSEYVNCLQIIGNTEDLNSGKCQEVMSEPHGTDGVGRRCTFIINSPDEYITAVDVRAGGWIDAIRLHTNQKSSVWMGGTGGDEYHLRAPPGKTILGIMGTSGTFVGSLGLILSSDSSEATTDKSDNEDHLLVQAAHGIRLIELWDKTHSEVCQHWEFLQSNPPTTFMLSRTEVKEKASTVLVEDDKGNLFRAGFAYDYSEVIC, encoded by the exons ATGCAGTTGGTTGACCAAAAACCTGGCATTCGAATTCTAAACTATATTCAAGGGGATGTTGTGTGCCATCCTTTAGTTTTGTTGACGGGAACAATCACGGATCAAGGCTCCAATACAACTGGCCAGGAGACATCACTGCAGACATCTGACAATTCTGTGTCAGGAAGGCCTTACAAGGTACAAGTTTTGGAACCAACGTCAACCAGCGAATGTTCAGTTCACTCTAATCCAAAGGAGTCAACTTTGCTTGTGAGATGCAAAGATCATGAAATGAGTTGGCCAGTTATAGAAGGAGGATTTAAGGTGGTGGTCCCTTTGGCGATTGGAGAAAATTTAATATCATTAAACTTGAAAGAGACAGATTCAGAGGATATCAGTTTTTTGGAACTTAAATTAACATACACACCACTGTCACTATCAAG ACTTGTCCGTGTGGTTTATGTGAAGTGTGCAGATAGTGATGGGTCATTTGATGCTCCGGTCAGTGTCCCATGTGATTTAGATTCTGCCGCAAAAAGGCTCTCATTTAATGCTCGGCTTCTTCAGACTTTCACAGCTGAAAGTTTGTTTCAACATGGCCTTGGGCGCAAAACATTTCGCCTTGAGGAAGATGAATCAGGTTTCCCTAAAGTCCATATATTCACAAGCAAATTAACCTCTTCTGAAGCTCTGAATATGAGTGGCAATCAACTGTATGATACATTTAGCAAAG AACTAGAGTGCTCCAGTCTTTATGATCCCATGTGTAAGTTCTGGACCTTCATGTCTTGCACACATTATGATCCACCCCCTGTATCCCAGTTTGATGAAAAACTTATAACTAAGTATGTCAAAGCACACACCGCCCTTGGAGGAGGTTACTTTGCCCTGTTTGGAACTGGAGGACTCCATACATGGGCATCAAGCATTGATGAGTTAGTGGCGTGTTTTACTGACACCCGACATATTAACAAGCTGAAGCTCTTTGATGATAGTGGTGGGAG GGGGACTTACTGGGCAAACTATGCCACTGGCCTTGGTGCATCGATGCATGAATTGGGTCACTGCTTTGATTTAGCTCATACACCTAAAGGCATTATGAGTAGAGGATTCGATGACATGAATGCTGTGTGGACATTGTGGAGGAATCCACCCTCTGTACAGGATGATTTAATGTTATCTGGAAAAGCAG ACTTTGGAATCACTGAAGAAACTTCGGATAAGGCCTTAACCGCATTCCAAGTATCAACCACAGGCCACCCAAATGTTGGGGGTCTTGTACCTGCATCAGGAACAAGTCTGGGCAGAAGTCCATGCAGCCTTGCCCCACCCAACAATTGGTCTCATGGGGCTCATTGGTACAGATCCTCTGCCGTTTTGCTTTCTTATCACAA GTGGTTCTCAAATTCTGAAGATGGCAGTTCCTTAACCAAGCCCATGGTCCACTGGTGCCACACAGTCTGTGGTCCTGTGGGAAACTGTGGTGACAGTTGTCAAAAGGACCAGTACTCATTTAACAGTGTTAAGTGGCTGAGATCACAGGGGGCATCTCTGGGAGGCTTTGTTATTCACACCAGTGAATATGTTAACTGTTTGCAGATCATAGGAAATACAGAGGATCTTAACTCAG GGAAATGCCAGGAAGTCATGTCTGAGCCTCATGGCACGGATGGTGTTGGAAGGCGTTGTACCTTCATCATCAATTCTCCTGATGAATACATCACAGCTGTTGACGTCAGAGCAGGAGGCTGGATTGACGCAATCAGGCTACATACCAACCAAAAATCCAGTGTGTGGATGGGAGGCACCGGTGGGGATGAATACCATCTCAGGGCTCCCCCTGGAAAAACGATTTTGGGCATTATGGGAACAAGTGGGACGTTCGTTGGCTCATTGGGTCTTATCCTCAGCAG TGATTCAAGCGAGGCGACGACTGATAAATCAGATAATGAAGATCACCTATTAGTCCAGGCCGCCCACGGAATAAGACTCATTGAACTCTGGGACAAGACGCACAGTGAAGTCTGCCAACACTGGGAATTTCTACAGTCCAACCCACCAACCACATTCATGCTCTCCAGGACAGAAGTGAAGGAAAAAGCTTCAACTGTCTTAGTTGAGGATGACAAGGGAAACTTATTCCGTGCAGGGTTCGCGTATGATTACAGTGAAGTCATTTGCTAG
- the LOC138045954 gene encoding uncharacterized protein, producing the protein MSAIRTENYEAKQERSLGNHFKTILISSSISCLVTVVIISFLLRNTAFVNIYIPNSDRSQNNEKLAAARRSYAKNVELVMLPFAVKQGAVCLDGSPPGYYFREGHGRGSNNWIIHFFGGAWCFDEESCFQRSKTRLGSSNFFPPHPPSLQGILSANDKVNPDFYDWNLVLLCYCDGASFTGYRTDPVSVNGHFIYMRGRKILEVIIDQLIQSEFRIANHLLLSGTSAGSLGVMMNADFIRSRIPKSINVRALVDSGYFLDVASLSGDDIINRHFRKMFDVHNSLGGVDEDCARGFRRSLGWKCLFPQHAFRFVSTPLFVLQSAYDEWQLIHIRGINCQVPEYSDNFTTERSLFRRSIMAAITHAPNKLSPERNWNYKHVHGIYCRPPECTRDEIAAIMQFRNVSLYALRPVMQSASSGLFVSSCLEHSQSLYDDTWTGIFVNGFTVAEAVGNWMFDRTNQHQHIDCELPCNPSCANVW; encoded by the coding sequence ATGTCCGCCATTCGAACGGAAAACTACGAAGCCAAACAAGAAAGAAGCCTGGGCAATCATTTCAAGACCATCCTGATTTCAAGTAGCATCAGTTGTCTGGTTACGGTTGTTATCATTTCGTTTTTATTAAGAAACACTGCTTTTGTCAACATTTACATTCCCAATTCCGACCGaagtcaaaacaatgaaaaactcGCCGCCGCCAGACGCTCGTACGCGAAAAATGTCGAATTGGTGATGTTGCCTTTCGCTGTTAAACAAGGCGCGGTGTGTTTGGATGGTTCCCCCCCTGGATACTACTTCAGAGAAGGCCATGGCAGGGGGAGTAACAACTGGATTATTCATTTCTTTGGAGGAGCTTGGTGTTTCGATGAAGAATCTTGCTTTCAACGCAGCAAAACGAGATTAGGATCCAGTAACTTCTTCCCACCCCACCCTCCGAGCTTGCAAGGGATTCTATCGGCAAACGACAAAGTCAATCCGGATTTCTACGATTGGAACTTAGTGTTATTATGTTACTGCGATGGAGCTTCATTCACTGGTTACAGAACTGACCCTGTCAGTGTGAACGGACACTTCATTTACATGCGCGGGAGAAAAATCCTTGAAGTCATCATAGACCAACTAATACAGAGCGAATTTCGCATAGCGAACCACTTGCTTCTCAGTGGAACCTCGGCTGGGAGTTTGGGTGTGATGATGAACGCCGACTTTATCCGAAGTCGAATTCCAAAATCGATAAACGTTCGTGCATTAGTCGACTCGGGATATTTCCTAGATGTGGCTTCCTTAAGTGGTGATGACATTATAAACAGGCATTTTAGGAAGATGTTTGACGTGCATAATTCCCTTGGCGGTGTGGATGAAGACTGTGCTCGGGGATTCCGTAGATCGCTTGGCTGGAAATGTTTGTTCCCGCAACACGCATTCCGATTCGTCAGCACACCTCTCTTTGTGTTACAATCGGCATACGATGAATGGCAACTAATTCACATACGAGGAATAAACTGTCAAGTTCCGGAATACAGCGACAATTTTACGACGGAACGGAGTTTGTTTCGGAGGTCAATAATGGCTGCGATTACACATGCTCCGAACAAACTCAGCCCTGAGAGGAACTGGAACTATAAACATGTCCACGGTATTTATTGCCGGCCTCCCGAATGCACCCGCGACGAAATAGCTGCAATTATGCAATTCAGAAACGTTAGCCTTTATGCTTTGCGTCCGGTCATGCAGTCAGCGAGTTCAGGACTGTTCGTCAGCTCATGCTTAGAACACTCGCAAAGTTTGTACGACGACACATGGACTGGGATCTTTGTAAATGGGTTTACTGTGGCTGAAGCTGTCGGAAATTGGATGTTTGACAGAACAAACCAGCATCAACACATAGACTGCGAATTGCCTTGCAATCCATCTTGCGCAAATGTATGGTAA